A DNA window from Halanaerobium saccharolyticum subsp. saccharolyticum DSM 6643 contains the following coding sequences:
- a CDS encoding flavodoxin family protein, with amino-acid sequence MELNEKQIRLCEENNEDFSDLKALFINCTLKKSPQTSNTRGLMDVAKAIMEKNELEVEVVRAVDYEIAPGVWPDMTKQGLEKDDWPQIFEKVMAADILILGTPIWLGEKSSVCQRVIERLYGQSGELNEKGQYAYYGRAGGCIVTGNEDGIKHCGMGILYSLQHLGFTIPPQADAGWIGEAGPGPSYLDENSGGPENDFTQRNTTFMTWNLMHLAKMLKENDGITAHGNQRSAWDAGCSFDHPNPEYR; translated from the coding sequence ATGGAGTTGAATGAAAAACAAATTAGGTTATGTGAAGAAAACAACGAAGATTTTTCTGATTTAAAGGCTTTATTTATTAACTGTACTTTAAAAAAATCACCTCAGACCTCAAATACAAGGGGCTTAATGGATGTAGCAAAGGCAATTATGGAAAAGAATGAGCTTGAGGTCGAAGTGGTGAGAGCAGTTGATTATGAAATTGCTCCTGGAGTCTGGCCTGATATGACAAAACAGGGTCTGGAAAAGGATGACTGGCCTCAGATATTTGAAAAAGTTATGGCAGCGGATATTTTGATTTTAGGAACTCCAATCTGGCTGGGGGAAAAATCTTCAGTCTGTCAGCGGGTGATTGAGAGATTATATGGTCAATCAGGAGAACTTAATGAGAAAGGACAGTATGCATATTATGGTCGAGCGGGTGGTTGTATTGTAACCGGAAATGAAGATGGAATTAAACACTGCGGGATGGGTATTCTCTATTCTCTACAGCATCTTGGCTTTACTATTCCGCCTCAGGCAGATGCAGGCTGGATTGGTGAAGCTGGACCGGGCCCTTCTTATTTAGATGAGAATTCAGGTGGACCGGAAAATGATTTTACCCAAAGAAATACAACCTTTATGACCTGGAATTTAATGCATCTGGCTAAGATGCTTAAAGAAAATGATGGAATTACTGCCCATGGCAATCAGCGCAGTGCCTGGGATGCTGGCTGCAGTTTTGATCATCCAAATCCAGAATATAGATAG